One Sporomusaceae bacterium ACPt DNA window includes the following coding sequences:
- the pcrA gene encoding ATP-dependent DNA helicase PcrA, translating to MNSNIFDRLNPAQQEAVAHLNGPLLVMAGAGSGKTRVLTSRIANLLAHGVSPYNILAITFTNKAAAEMKERVTGMVGPVAKDIWLSTFHAFCAKFLRMEIDNLGGYNRNFVIYDSGDSQALIKNCLKELNLDEKQFTPNGVQSTISNAKNALQDVRQFTAQADNFYNLKVAEVYKLYQSKLKANNALDFDDLLMLAVELLEYNATVREKYQNKFQYILIDEYQDTNRAQYLLARTLAAKYRNICVVGDIDQSIYAWRGADIKNILDFEADYPDAKVIKLEQNYRSTQNILDAANAVIENNCNRKPKSLWTDNEPGETITHYLADDERDEARYIADTIIKLNTIYRIPYGDMAVLYRTNAQSRVIEEGLMKGGIPYTMVGGLKFYDRKEVKDILAYMKVIFNPADTVSLLRIINVPRRGIGDTTIGRLAEYAAQNNVSLFDAVSNPELVPGLTARAKNQLETLATLIFNLMACQQSLPVADLLEKVMRDSGYLAELEADSSPQAEARIENLKELLSVAKDFVTTELENTLENFLSHVALVTDIDTAETADDRVTLMTLHTAKGLEFPVVFLAGLEEGIFPHVRTLMDEHEIEEERRLCYVGITRAKRKLYISNARQRMIYGNTVCYSPSRFLDEIPPELVERFAPKRPSYLSPVQSRPAAAVLPPKAAPKPELTLLKTPIGNTATPKNIDWKAGEKVYHSKWGTGTIVAVTGSGGSMQLSIAFPNEGIKKLLAQMAPISRV from the coding sequence ATGAATAGCAACATATTTGACCGCTTGAATCCGGCCCAGCAGGAAGCAGTGGCCCATCTGAACGGACCGCTCCTCGTAATGGCCGGGGCCGGTTCGGGCAAAACCAGGGTGCTGACCAGCCGGATTGCCAATCTATTGGCGCACGGCGTTTCGCCATATAATATTCTTGCCATCACTTTTACCAATAAAGCGGCGGCGGAAATGAAAGAACGGGTGACCGGCATGGTTGGTCCGGTTGCCAAAGATATCTGGCTTAGCACATTTCACGCCTTTTGTGCTAAGTTTCTGCGTATGGAGATTGATAACCTGGGGGGATACAACCGTAATTTTGTTATTTATGATTCAGGCGATTCCCAGGCGCTCATTAAAAATTGTCTAAAAGAACTGAATTTGGATGAAAAGCAGTTCACGCCAAATGGTGTTCAATCGACCATCTCCAATGCCAAAAACGCTTTGCAGGATGTGCGGCAGTTTACTGCCCAAGCTGATAATTTTTACAATCTTAAAGTTGCTGAAGTATATAAATTGTATCAGAGTAAACTCAAAGCCAATAATGCCCTGGATTTTGACGATCTCTTGATGTTAGCGGTTGAACTGCTGGAATATAATGCCACAGTAAGGGAAAAATACCAGAATAAGTTTCAGTATATCTTAATTGATGAATACCAGGATACCAACCGTGCTCAGTATCTTTTGGCCCGGACGCTGGCGGCCAAGTACCGGAATATTTGTGTGGTAGGCGATATTGACCAGAGCATTTACGCCTGGCGCGGCGCCGACATTAAAAATATCCTCGATTTTGAGGCCGACTACCCGGACGCCAAGGTTATCAAACTTGAACAAAATTACCGTTCTACGCAAAATATCCTGGATGCCGCCAATGCCGTTATCGAAAATAACTGTAACCGCAAGCCCAAGTCGCTGTGGACAGATAATGAGCCGGGGGAAACAATTACCCACTATCTGGCTGACGATGAACGGGACGAAGCGCGTTACATCGCCGACACTATTATTAAACTCAACACAATTTACCGCATACCGTACGGGGATATGGCCGTGCTTTACCGCACCAATGCCCAGTCACGGGTGATCGAGGAAGGGTTGATGAAAGGCGGCATTCCCTATACCATGGTTGGCGGCCTTAAATTTTATGACCGGAAAGAAGTAAAAGATATCCTTGCCTATATGAAGGTAATCTTTAACCCGGCTGACACTGTCAGCCTGCTCCGGATTATCAACGTGCCGCGACGCGGTATTGGCGACACTACCATCGGCCGGTTGGCCGAATATGCTGCCCAAAACAATGTTTCCTTGTTTGACGCCGTGTCCAATCCTGAACTGGTTCCCGGCCTCACCGCCAGGGCCAAAAATCAGCTTGAAACCTTGGCTACACTTATCTTTAACCTGATGGCCTGCCAGCAGTCGCTGCCTGTCGCTGATTTGCTGGAAAAGGTTATGCGTGATTCAGGTTATCTGGCCGAATTGGAGGCAGATAGCAGCCCCCAGGCTGAGGCCAGGATTGAAAACCTCAAGGAACTGCTAAGTGTTGCCAAAGATTTTGTCACAACCGAACTTGAGAATACGCTGGAAAACTTTTTAAGCCATGTTGCGCTGGTAACCGATATCGATACTGCTGAAACGGCTGATGACCGTGTTACGCTCATGACTCTTCACACAGCCAAGGGGCTGGAGTTTCCGGTCGTGTTTCTTGCCGGTCTGGAAGAAGGCATTTTTCCTCATGTCCGCACCCTTATGGATGAGCATGAAATCGAAGAAGAACGCCGTTTGTGTTATGTTGGCATTACCCGTGCCAAACGCAAACTCTACATCAGTAACGCCCGCCAGCGTATGATTTACGGCAATACCGTCTGCTATTCACCATCGCGGTTTTTGGACGAAATACCTCCTGAACTTGTTGAACGGTTTGCGCCCAAGCGGCCAAGTTATTTATCACCTGTCCAAAGCCGCCCGGCGGCTGCTGTCCTGCCGCCAAAAGCTGCGCCCAAGCCGGAATTGACACTTCTGAAAACCCCCATTGGTAACACCGCCACTCCTAAAAATATTGACTGGAAAGCCGGGGAAAAGGTTTATCACAGTAAATGGGGAACAGGCACTATTGTCGCTGTAACCGGCAGCGGCGGCAGCATGCAGCTTAGTATTGCCTTTCCCAATGAAGGGATTAAAAAACTATTGGCCCAGATGGCCCCAATCAGCCGAGTCTAA
- the gatC gene encoding Aspartyl/glutamyl-tRNA(Asn/Gln) amidotransferase subunit C, whose product MKITRQDVENVALLSRLEMTPAELDSYAVQLNAILEYAEVLNKLDTTGVEPTAHVLPLKNVMRPDAVKPSLSRELALANAPEAEDGYFKVPKIMEG is encoded by the coding sequence ATGAAAATAACCCGTCAAGATGTTGAAAATGTGGCGCTTTTATCCCGTCTTGAGATGACGCCTGCCGAACTGGACTCATATGCTGTTCAGCTTAATGCCATCTTAGAATATGCCGAGGTGTTAAACAAACTTGATACTACCGGTGTTGAGCCGACAGCCCATGTGTTGCCGTTAAAAAATGTCATGCGGCCTGATGCCGTCAAACCTTCGTTGTCGCGGGAACTGGCGCTTGCCAATGCGCCTGAAGCCGAGGACGGCTATTTCAAAGTTCCCAAAATTATGGAAGGCTAG
- the ligA gene encoding DNA ligase — translation MNTAIPATLTAAAQEIEELRKTIHYHSHRYYVLDNPEISDAEFDSLLRRLIAIETAFPSLITPDSPSQRVGGVPAEGFDRVAHLTPMLSLGNAFSAGELRAFDARVRNGLDGAAAEYVVELKIDGLAINLVYQNGRLVRGATRGDGTYGEEVTANIRTIRSVPLVLNADDDIPPLLEVRGEVYMPRREFDRLNRLREMSGEPLMANPRNAAAGSIRQLDPKITAERALDIFIHGLGTEEGLGVATHAAMFEKLQRLGFKVNPHYQVFDNIEDVIAYCESWAEKRVDLPYDIDGLVIKVNSLASQRLLGSTAKDPRWAIAFKFPAEQAATIVEDIFVRVGRTGALTPTAVLRPVRLAGTTVSRATLHNADYIEEKDIRIGDTVIVHKAGEIIPEVVSVVATRRTGSEQPFIMPAACPECGQPIVREQGEVAHKCVNPRCPAQLREGLIHFVSRDAMNIDGLGPAVIASLLEAGLLRDAADLYSLKPEALAALDRMGEKSAQNLVDAIAASKTAGLARVLFALGIRYVGAKASAILAQHYGDIDKLAGAGAEELMAIAEIGPKIAESIVSYFADPANRAFIEKLKAAGVKMTEERPAAVSQELAGKTFVLTGTLSIPRKEAEALIIACGGKVASAVSKKTSYVVAGAEAGSKLDKARELGITVLDEDSFIKLVQKP, via the coding sequence ATGAATACCGCAATTCCGGCCACCTTGACGGCTGCCGCGCAGGAAATCGAAGAATTAAGAAAAACCATCCATTATCATAGTCACCGTTATTATGTGCTGGACAATCCCGAGATAAGCGATGCTGAATTTGACAGTCTGCTCAGACGGCTGATTGCCATTGAAACAGCTTTTCCGTCTCTAATCACGCCTGATTCTCCCAGCCAGCGGGTAGGCGGAGTGCCGGCCGAAGGCTTTGACCGGGTGGCCCATCTTACGCCGATGCTTAGTCTGGGCAACGCATTTTCCGCCGGCGAACTTAGGGCGTTTGACGCCCGGGTCAGAAACGGACTTGACGGCGCTGCCGCCGAGTATGTTGTTGAGCTTAAAATTGACGGTTTGGCCATTAACCTTGTGTACCAGAACGGGCGACTGGTGCGGGGGGCCACCCGGGGCGACGGTACCTACGGCGAGGAGGTAACGGCCAATATCCGCACCATCAGGTCAGTACCGCTGGTCCTCAATGCTGATGATGACATTCCGCCTTTACTGGAAGTGCGGGGCGAAGTCTACATGCCCCGGCGCGAATTTGACCGGCTCAACCGGCTGCGGGAAATGAGCGGCGAGCCGCTTATGGCCAACCCCCGGAACGCCGCTGCCGGGTCGATACGCCAGCTTGACCCCAAGATTACCGCTGAACGGGCGCTTGACATCTTCATTCACGGCCTGGGCACCGAAGAGGGACTGGGTGTAGCAACTCATGCCGCAATGTTTGAGAAACTGCAAAGGTTAGGATTTAAAGTCAATCCCCATTATCAAGTGTTTGATAATATCGAAGACGTGATTGCTTACTGTGAAAGCTGGGCCGAAAAGCGGGTCGACCTGCCCTATGATATTGACGGTTTAGTCATTAAAGTTAACAGTCTGGCCAGTCAGCGCCTGCTGGGGTCGACGGCCAAAGACCCCCGCTGGGCCATTGCCTTTAAATTCCCGGCCGAGCAGGCGGCGACTATTGTTGAAGATATCTTTGTGCGGGTGGGCCGCACCGGGGCGCTAACCCCTACGGCTGTATTACGGCCGGTCAGACTGGCCGGTACCACTGTGAGCCGCGCTACGCTGCACAACGCTGATTATATTGAAGAAAAAGACATTCGCATTGGCGATACGGTCATCGTCCATAAAGCCGGCGAGATCATTCCCGAAGTGGTATCAGTAGTGGCGACCCGGCGCACAGGAAGCGAGCAGCCGTTTATTATGCCGGCAGCCTGTCCGGAATGTGGTCAGCCGATAGTGCGCGAGCAGGGCGAAGTGGCGCATAAGTGCGTCAATCCCCGCTGTCCGGCCCAACTGCGTGAAGGACTTATTCATTTTGTTTCCCGTGACGCCATGAATATTGACGGGCTGGGTCCTGCCGTTATTGCCAGCTTGCTGGAAGCCGGACTGCTCCGGGACGCCGCTGATTTATACAGCTTAAAACCGGAAGCCCTGGCTGCTTTGGACCGTATGGGCGAAAAGTCGGCCCAAAACCTTGTTGACGCCATTGCCGCCAGTAAAACCGCCGGCCTGGCCAGAGTATTGTTCGCCTTGGGCATTAGGTATGTAGGCGCAAAAGCCTCGGCAATTCTGGCGCAGCATTATGGGGATATTGATAAATTGGCCGGGGCCGGCGCCGAGGAGCTTATGGCTATTGCCGAAATTGGCCCGAAGATTGCTGAAAGCATAGTCAGCTATTTTGCCGACCCTGCTAACCGCGCCTTTATTGAAAAATTAAAGGCTGCCGGCGTAAAAATGACAGAGGAACGGCCGGCTGCCGTAAGCCAGGAGCTTGCCGGCAAAACCTTCGTGCTGACAGGTACACTGTCCATACCCCGTAAAGAGGCTGAAGCGCTTATTATTGCCTGTGGCGGCAAAGTGGCGTCAGCCGTCAGCAAAAAGACCAGCTATGTCGTAGCCGGGGCCGAAGCCGGCAGCAAACTTGACAAGGCCAGGGAACTGGGAATCACGGTATTGGATGAAGACTCATTTATCAAACTGGTGCAAAAGCCGTAG